A single genomic interval of Candidatus Binataceae bacterium harbors:
- a CDS encoding EthD domain-containing protein yields the protein MIKLIICASRRADITAEQFDTYWRDKHGPLVKSVTEFSRHVRKYVQCHLVESPVPFGIPGAYDGVAELWFDSVDEAKKAFSEPKYLEIIRADELKFVDPHRCISFVTEELEVI from the coding sequence ATGATTAAACTAATAATATGTGCCAGCCGCAGAGCCGATATAACTGCCGAACAATTCGATACCTACTGGCGCGATAAGCACGGGCCGTTGGTGAAGAGCGTGACCGAGTTCAGCCGTCACGTCAGGAAATACGTGCAATGCCATCTGGTCGAGAGCCCGGTCCCCTTCGGCATCCCGGGCGCTTACGACGGCGTCGCCGAGCTTTGGTTCGACAGTGTGGACGAGGCGAAGAAGGCGTTCAGCGAACCGAAATATCTCGAAATCATTCGCGCGGATGAACTCAAATTCGTCGATCCGCATCGATGCATTTCTTTCGTGACCGAGGAGCTTGAGGTCATCTAG
- a CDS encoding amidohydrolase family protein, translating to MRDGFKIVDTDCHMMEPEWLWERYIDDAYKSQAPKMGRAPESNRRTFLVEGDSFVREKGKYPMAAPAFLNAVKKAMERFEEARKKEFSAASRLADMDAQGIDTQILYPTYTGQMLGREFRDTRLLAACVRAYNNWACDYASAAPERLRWAAALPMQDVEEAVKEAQRTHAMGCVSYYMRPNPVRGRSLWSDDYLPLWMQIEDSGKPISTHESASSEVPSFGERMDTHVSGHILSHPFEAMAAMAGLIWYGIFEKFPKLKVVHVEADGGWVPYWLQRMEQHWDFSGNAEHEYLTMRPTQYFKRNVCVAFRGDEPTMKAAVELVGDNNFTWDTDYPHPDGTYPWGIEAMMKQPISNESRRKLFWDNAARMFNLN from the coding sequence ATGCGAGACGGCTTCAAAATTGTCGATACCGATTGCCACATGATGGAACCCGAATGGCTGTGGGAGCGCTATATCGACGACGCCTACAAGTCGCAGGCGCCGAAGATGGGGCGCGCGCCCGAATCCAATCGCCGCACCTTTCTGGTCGAGGGCGATTCTTTCGTGCGCGAAAAAGGTAAATATCCGATGGCGGCGCCGGCTTTCCTCAACGCGGTCAAAAAGGCGATGGAGCGCTTCGAGGAGGCGCGGAAAAAAGAGTTCAGCGCCGCGAGCCGCCTCGCCGATATGGACGCGCAGGGGATCGACACGCAGATCCTCTATCCGACCTATACCGGCCAGATGCTCGGACGCGAGTTTCGCGACACCCGCCTCCTCGCCGCCTGCGTGCGCGCCTACAACAACTGGGCCTGCGACTACGCCTCGGCTGCGCCCGAGCGCCTGCGCTGGGCCGCCGCCCTGCCGATGCAGGACGTCGAGGAGGCCGTCAAAGAGGCGCAGCGCACCCATGCGATGGGCTGCGTCAGCTACTACATGCGGCCGAATCCCGTGCGCGGCCGCTCACTCTGGAGCGACGACTACCTGCCGCTGTGGATGCAAATCGAAGACAGCGGTAAACCTATCTCGACGCACGAGTCGGCCTCCTCCGAGGTCCCTTCGTTCGGCGAGCGGATGGATACCCACGTCAGCGGCCACATCCTCTCCCATCCGTTCGAGGCGATGGCGGCGATGGCGGGTCTGATCTGGTACGGCATCTTCGAGAAATTCCCCAAACTCAAGGTCGTCCACGTCGAGGCCGACGGCGGCTGGGTGCCCTACTGGCTGCAACGGATGGAGCAGCATTGGGATTTCAGCGGCAACGCCGAGCATGAGTATCTGACGATGCGGCCGACGCAGTATTTCAAGCGCAACGTCTGCGTCGCATTCCGCGGCGACGAGCCGACGATGAAAGCCGCGGTCGAGCTGGTCGGTGACAACAACTTCACGTGGGATACCGATTATCCTCATCCGGATGGCACCTATCCGTGGGGGATCGAGGCGATGATGAAGCAACCGATCTCGAACGAGTCGCGGCGCAAGCTGTTCTGGGACAACGCCGCCCGCATGTTCAATCTGAATTAA